A window from Candidatus Dadabacteria bacterium encodes these proteins:
- a CDS encoding TlpA family protein disulfide reductase has product MKISNAVSKILTVLIIALLAYTLWNGLSGKGKVEIPSQLVGQPAPEFVLESFSGERVRLSDFRGKTLLVNFWASWCHPCREEAPVLEKAYMSLSGKQVEFIGINVMDDRKSAEEYIKSFGGTFVNIYDPENRIHLDYGVGGVPETFFVNPEGIITGKHRGPLTEKMIMRYIENATTYNAQNGEIKNL; this is encoded by the coding sequence ATGAAAATATCAAACGCGGTCTCGAAAATCCTCACTGTCCTCATCATAGCCCTGCTTGCCTACACTCTTTGGAACGGGCTTTCGGGAAAGGGAAAGGTTGAGATCCCCTCACAGCTTGTAGGACAACCCGCGCCCGAGTTCGTGCTGGAATCATTTAGCGGCGAAAGAGTGAGACTCTCGGATTTCAGGGGAAAAACATTGCTTGTGAATTTCTGGGCATCCTGGTGCCATCCCTGCAGAGAAGAAGCCCCGGTGCTTGAAAAAGCCTACATGTCTCTTTCAGGCAAACAGGTCGAGTTCATAGGAATAAACGTAATGGACGACAGAAAAAGCGCGGAGGAATACATAAAATCCTTCGGGGGAACGTTCGTCAACATTTATGACCCGGAGAACAGGATACATCTTGATTATGGAGTAGGAGGAGTTCCAGAAACCTTCTTCGTAAATCCCGAGGGAATCATAACCGGCAAACACAGGGGACCGCTCACGGAGAAAATGATCATGCGCTATATTGAAAACGCAACTACTTACAACGCTCAGAACGGGGAAATTAAAAATCTATGA